From the Cryptomeria japonica chromosome 2, Sugi_1.0, whole genome shotgun sequence genome, one window contains:
- the LOC131039190 gene encoding cyclin-dependent kinase F-4-like: MGKYRLIEKLGEGGYGTVWKAINKWTDEVVAIKRLQRKKNDRFYESLFKEEEKSLRALQHPNIVSLWDTYEKGGHLHIVLEYMDSDLWRIIKNRKEPSLSRTVQRLCFKILKALEYMHGLGYCHYDLKPANLLLKGNNIKISDFGLAINLKEKMEKNEPLDPNVATIAYKVPELLLKSSSYDLTIDMWSLGVIIAQFYGLEPIFGRRSD, encoded by the coding sequence ATGGGTAAATACCGACTGATTGAGAAGTTGGGAGAAGGTGGTTATGGGACTGTTTGGAAGGCCATTAACAAATGGACTGATGAAGTAGTGGCGATCAAAAGATTGCAAAGGAAAAAGAATGACAGGTTTTATGAATCCCTCTTCAAGGAAGAAGAGAAGTCGCTACGTGCACTTCAACACCCCAATATTGTATCACTGTGGGACACCTACGAGAAAGGAGGGCACCTCCATATAGTACTAGAATACATGGATTCTGATCTATGGAGAATCATTAAGAATAGAAAAGAACCCTCCTTGAGTAGAACAGTTCAGAGATTGTGTTTTAAGATTTTGAAAGCTCTGGAATACATGCATGGACTTGGGTATTGCCACTATGATCTCAAGCCTGCAAATCTCTTGCTGAAGGGAAACAACATCAAAATTTCAGACTTTGGGCTTGCTATTAACttgaaggagaaaatggaaaagaacGAGCCCTTAGATCCAAATGTTGCAACCATAGCCTATAAAGTGCCTGAACTTCTGCTCAAATCATCATCCTATGATCTCACCATTGATATGTGGTCACTTGGAGTCATAATAGCTCAGTTCTATGGTCTTGAACCCATTTTTGGACGTAGAAGTGACTAG